From Hypanus sabinus isolate sHypSab1 chromosome 9, sHypSab1.hap1, whole genome shotgun sequence:
ACTGCCTCATGGCATCATAATTTGCCTTTCCCCAACTAAATACTTACCCACAtcatctgctcctatccctgcCCAAGGCAATGGtaaaagtcaggaagttgtgGTTATTATCTCAAAATGCTCACCCACCAAGAGATGTGACACCTGTCCAGGTTCATTGCCTAGTACCAGATCCAGTAAGGCCTCTCCTCTAATCGGCCTGttcacatattgtgtcaggaatatTTCCCGGACACACTGAACaaattctgtcccatctaaaccttttgaaCTAAGCAGGTGTCAATCAATATTAGAAAGTTAGTCAGTCATGCCAATAACCagctatttttgcacctttccaaaattgcTCCTCAGTTGTTATTGGGGGAGTGGGATGGCTAAAGATTGCTCTCaatagagtgattgctcccttcctgtttctgacttccactcacactgactcagtatacaatccctccacaaattcctccctttctgcagctgtgatacctTCCCTGGGTAGCAAtgccactccacaccaccaccatcccacccacctcttttacctccctccctgttccTTGTGAAATTAAATCTCTGGAACATCCAACAGCCATTgctgcccttgtgacagccaagtctctgtaatagctacAGTGTCATAGTTGCATATACAGATTCGTGCTCTAGGTCCATTACCTTGTTCCTGATACTTAGCACATTAATGTTGACACCCTATCCACTGCCTATCATTCCTCACAGTCTCTCCACACTTTTTACCTACCTTTACACCAACTGCTCCATCATCTGACCTATCCCCCACCTTCTTAGTTTAAACCTTCTCCAACAGCTCTAcaagctgtaataacatcatgctaactgctacaccgcCAAGTATCCTCCAAAAATtccatcaggcttgtgaggcatgatctgacccacacaaagccatgctagttattcctaatcagactatgcttctccaaatgctcataaatctagTCTCTAAGAAACTTCTCCAATTatttcccaccactgaagtaagactcacgaGACTATAGTTCCTAGGGTTACCCCTACTCATTTTCTTGAATGAAGGAATAAAATTTGCCACACTCTAATAATCTGTTTCTACTCCTGTGACCAGTGAGgaggcaaagatcatcaccaaagcTGCTACAATTTCTTCCCTCATGTCCtgcagtaacctggggtatatctcatctaaccctggggacttatccatcctagtGTTTTTCAAAGGTTCCAGCACTCATCATTCTTAATGTTGTCATATTTAAACATCTTAACATCAACTTCATTTAAGAATGAAGTAACAAAATTTGTGCTTAGAACAACAGAAATGAATATTGAAATTACTAAATATTTATTAAGTCTAAGTCATTGCCACAATGCCTGAAACCATCTCTTATCAGATTGGCATTGtatctcataaacacaagaaaatctgcagatgctggaaatccaaagcaacacacacaaaatgctggaggaactcagctggtcaggtagcatctatggaaaggaataagcagtcaacgtttggggctgagacccttcatcaggactggaaagaaagatgatGAAGTCAGAGAAGGAAAGGTGGGGAGGACAGGAGGAaagagtacaaggtggtaggagaGAGGCAAAGCCAGGAGAGGGGGAatagggtgaaataaagagctgggaagttgattggtgaaagagataaaggtctggaggagggggaatctgatatgagagggtagaagaccatggatgaaagggaaggaggagcccACCatgatgggcaggaaaggaaaaaggtgagggaggggaacagaaatggagaatggtgaaggcaTTGCACATCATTTAAATTAACCTTTAATCCCACATACATTACCAACACCAGAGCCTTTTACCGCTATAAAATGCCCAAACTCCACTTGCAATTTACCACACCTGCTGCTAAATCTCTGACGAATGCTTTTGTTATCTCAAAACTCAATGATTTCAGTGATCAGCAAACCAGCCTTCATCCTTTCTCCCAGCACAAGCATCATATCAATCCAAAGTCTGATCGCTGTACCCTAAATTGCATTGAATTTTGGTCACCACAATCCCTGGGTgctctgagcaacacacagaaaatgccagaggaactcaggaaCTCAGGGAGCatttgtggaggggaataaactgttaatGTTTCAAGCTGAAAACCTTCCCAaatcatcaactgttcattcccgtccatagatgcagcctgactcgctgagttcctccagcattttgtgtgttgctcaagatttcctgcaGCTGCAGAGTCCCAGGGTTTGCTGAGCTGGACTGTGTTCTAACCTAGTAATGTTTTTATTTTGAAATTCCCACTCTCAATTTCAAACCCCCATATTGCTTAACTTGGTCCTAGTTCTTTAACCATCTAAAGTGATGCAACCATCTAGAACCATCTCTGTACTCCTCCTATTCTGACCTCTTGTACATGTCCAGTGACTGGCAGGCTTCCCTTTGACTGTCTGGACACGAAGATCTGGGGTTGGCTCCTTATAACTTTCCATCCACTTTGTTCCATCTTTAGTTGTCAGCAGATATTACATACACATCCTGGCTTTGGTGCCAGATTTAAGTACATAACCATTTACTTCTGAGACAAATGGTGCTATCAGCTAACATAACTCTCATTGGAAATAGAAATTAGAGCCCACAGATGTTGTAAACTGACATGAAACTACAAAATGCTGCTACTACACAGAACTGGCATCACCTTTCCCAGCTGGAACTCGCAATAGACGTTTTGCCAGAATTGGACATGTCAGATATTCTAATGAAATGCTGATGTTTAAAATGTAAAACTCTTCAGATTTTTTGGTATTAATAGATGTACCTTTCTAATAATTTTTGGTTCTCTACTAAAGCCACGTGATGATATATTAATGACATTATTTCattaattattatttcttctccTTAGAAATTCTGATTACAAATCATTTGTGATATGATGGATTTGCATGGGAAGAGGAGCACGGGATTTTGTAGGGGTAATTCAAAGACCAGCTGTTGTTGCTGCCTGCTTTTGCTCATACTTGTTTGAAACGCTAGCATTTTCAACTACAGGTTGCTAGGAGTTTCCAGTTATGCTCTAGCTTGTTAGGTCAAATCAACATATGCTAAGAACAAAAACTGTAGCTGGTTTTCTGTCCTAGGCTCTCTTCGCGCTGATGGGTATTTGCTTCTAGCTGAGTGAACCAGGATCGGGAATTATATATTCAAATACTGGAAAGGGACTAAAAATACAGCAGGGTTTTAAGGGAATTCATCCACACTTAGTGCACCTCTGATGTAGCTGAACAATAATTTGATGTAATAAATTCATGTTTACTGGCAAATCAGACTACTGCATATCTCACTTTCCATTTAATGAAATAGGCAAGAATAAACAAAGATCAAGAGTTGGAATTAAAACTGAATTAAAATGTAAACATTAAATACAGAGGAAAAGCCAACAAGATTAATTGTTCCACCGCGATACAGTGAGGACAAGATACAACTAGGTTAAGTATTAGTTGTGTCGCATTACTTAATGTCACTTTGTTCTCTGATCATTATTACCCACCATAACAAGCTGTAATTTCTGGTTTTGCTTTGCCATTTTTAAAAGAACAGGCTCTTCCATAGATGAAGTGTATTTCTTTCAGAGCAGAACACCTTGAGGACGCCAGGGTTAAACTGAACTGCTCCACGGACACGTTGCAGTATACCTCGGTGTCGATATTGTTATAAATCCTAAACAATACGGTGAAACAAAGCGTTCGGGGTTTATATTTTTGAGTGCAGTTGAGAGCTTATTTACACGATAACTTACATTTAGATCAATCAGAAGATGTGGGAGAGCTGCCCCTTTTATTAGACTGTACATGCTCACTGTGATTTGTTTCCCCTCAGCTTGATCATTTCTACTTAAAGGAGAGGAGGGGGGGAAATCCTCCATTCTGAAAGCGCTGGTTGCCATGGATTTCAGTCAAACCTTCTCAATCACCGAGCACGTCCTCCGAGTGGCGTCAGAACAGTCTGTTGGAGGCGATGAGATTGCAGCCTGTTGGCTCTGATGCTCTTGTACTTTGCATACCATTTCCACTCGTTATACTTTATATGGGAAGACGCTGGTGTAAGGTGTAGTTGCAACGAGTTGTCGAGTAACAGCCCCGCAGTTACAAGTAACTTTAATCTCAGCTGGAGATCCGAAGAACTTTCTCCGCGTGGTATTAGATTAGCATAAGTGTAAGTGTTCACATATTAATTAGTTACGTTTTCATCCATGATGCGGTTATGTGTTTAAGGATGAACCGAGATGAGATCTTGTTGTTTCCTATGATTTAGTGTTGTAGTGGCAGCCACGGTGGCGATAATTCAAAGGAATCGATATTACAGGGTCAAAAACGGGAGCTCAACACGTTTTTGAAACTTTAAATTGGTCTTAGGACTGGGTGGTGACCAAGTGAAATATCTGAATTTTTGGTCCGTGCATTCGTTTTGCTTTTAGTTTTCTACTTCCAGTGAAATGCGTGTTTAATGTCCAGCGTGTGACTCCCTAAGCGATGTAACTCGATTAAACCATAATCATTTCGTTCAGTTTCCACTAAGTACAAACGCTCCACACCAGGAACTTGTCAGAACCACCGTTTTGTTGGCTGTTTTTGTTTAGTTGAGATACTGACTGTCCAGTTCATTTCACCCCTTTTCTCGAAGACGTTAAAGCTATTTACAGATTCTGCACAACCACAGCTTGTTCCTGATATGGTGGCGATGCTAATTAAGAATGTTGCGTGGCAGCTTGTAGTGGCAATGAATAGTGATTAATAACGAATCAATGCTTCGTAAAAAGACAAATGTATGCAACAGGTGaaagtatgtatgtgtgtatatatccGTGCTTTGTCTCGAATTATAAGGATAAGCATTGGAGGAGAATGTTCTTTAAAATCTAATTCAGATGCAGCAAAAGATGTTCAACCTGGATTGTATACGAGTTATATTTATTGATGCCATCATGGGATCACGCTGAGTTCAAAGGTCAATTTGACAAGATTATGTTGTctttaaaaagtttaaagatgcCCAATATTGTCTTCTCGATATAACGGACGTGAGAATGTTTGTTTAGCGTGTAATTTAATCCACTGGCTGTCATTTGCATTGGACTGAAAATGTATGTTTAGCGGTAAATTCCGAGCATTCTAAGTTGGCCAGTTTGCAACTCCTTCTATGATTTGTGATTCAGTATTTTATTTCTGAAGTGGTCAGGCCCAGCGGAGTGTTGTATCCATTCATGGCACTGCAAGTCAATTTCTGCTATATTACCTGCTGACAGGGAGTAGGACCCGGTTCTGAACACGGAGTGGTTTCATCAAAACCTTCAGAAAGAAGCAGCTGCTctgtaaaatattaaaaaatactcACCTCGAAGAAGTCTTACATAAAACAAATTCAGTTCTCTGGTTGTTTTAAACTGATTTGTTGTTCTGTTATTTTGTTTAAAGAAATGTTTACAATGCAGTTGAGATATAGTTGGAGGAGGGAACACCGCTCCTTTCCGCTGGCAGCAAGTAGATTATTGGCAGTgggcaaaattgaaaatataATAACCTTTTACTGTAGTAAAGGCTGCCTTTGTCCAAGTCTTTTATTCAACATGAATAAATAAATGGTCAAGCAATGAGTCCTTCATTAATCTATTGTTCATTAATGGACCTTAATCATTGTGCCCAGATTTATTAGTTAGCCCCATAAATCAATACAATAATGCAATAAAATAAGTGTAAGAGTTAATCATTTCATGCTGTAGAAGATCAATCCAAGGGATGTACAGGTACGATGGATTGGATTTGTGTCatgatgttgtggacatgatCTTTTATTAACTTTTAAAGTGGTTAAAGTTAAAATATTGTTTCATATTTGGGAAATAACCTGTGTAGGTTGTGAATCCCAGGATAATCTTCAGCGGAGTAGAATTCATCTTTTCCACGGGTGATAATCATAACACAAATGATCAGTTAAGACCTGTTTGTGATATTTTTTAAGGTTAAAGGGCCACTTAGAGTTAACTTTCCACAGTTAATAATACCCTCCCATGGATTAATGTTCATGGTACTTTCACCCTCTTCTCTTTCTTATAGCTTGTGCCTGGTGATAGTGATGTGAGGAGATCCATCCAGGATGACTTTGCTGGCAGGTGACAGTTCGGACTATGATTACAGCGCCCTTAGCTGTGCTTCCGACTCCTCTTTTAATCAAGCAGTCTACAATGAAACACAAACTTTGAAAGGTGTTTTTTATAATAGAGCTCACCTCATTTCTCCTCAAGAAGACTTGTTTGGCAGTGCACTCCCAGGGGATCGCAAACATCATGTTGTAATAAATGTTGGGGGAATAAAATACTTATTACCATGGACCACACTGGATGACTTTCCTTTAACACGCCTAGGACAACTTCGATTTTGTCATACCTTTGATGAAATAATGAAAATTTGTGATGATTATGATGTGACATCCAATGAATATTTCTTCGATCGAAATCCAGGTGCCTTTAAAACAATACTGACTTtcttaagagctgggaagttgagacTTTTGAGGGAAATGTGTGCCCTTTCCTTCCAAGAAGAGTTGCTATATTGGGGCATCGAAGACGACAACCTGGAGTGGTGCTGCCGTCGCCGATACCTGCAAAAAATTGAGGAATTTGCAGAAATGAATGCTATTGAGGAAGATCTAGTAGAAGGTGAAAAGTTGGTTGATTTGGTAGAGTCATCGAAATGTAATCAATTCATGACAAAGCTCAGGGACATGGTGGAAAACCCCCAGTCAGGGCTTCCAGGAAAAATCTTTGCCTGTCTCTCTGTTATATTTGTGACGATTACTGTAGTTAATCTATCCATCAGTACCATGCCTGACCTCAGAGCAGAAGAGGATAAAGTAAGTTTGCTTTTATACATCATAGTGAATTAAATTTTAATAGTGTATGGTTAAACCACATTTATAAACAACTGTTAACTTCAAAATGCAAGACATAATTTAGCTTCAATGTTCAGTGGTATTATTCTAACCAATCATTTAAAAATAATGTATAGAAACTTAGCTCAGGCAAGCTTGTGGCAAAATAGTTATTGCATGTTCGTATATGGTGATAGCTTATTTTCTTAAAGTTCACTAATTATATAATAGCAAGTTTCATAAAGTCATGGACTGATGCAAATTAGGAAAAAGTCATTTGACCCATTGTTTGTGCTAGCTATTTAATTGTTAGTCCATTAACTCAGCTCCTCTACTTTTTCCCTATGGAGTTGTAACTTTCCTTTCAAATATTATCCAATTCCCCTGAACATTGTATTACATCTGCTTCCATTATGCTTTCAGACACTGCATTACAGATCACAAAAGAAACTAGGCAAGGAAATGTTAACTTTACATTAATTCTTTTGCCAGTCATCTCATATCTAGATCAACAAGTTCTAATGCTTCTGCCACTgaaaaatttttattatattatttatatTCCCGTTATGTTTCATACTTCTGACCACTAAGAAAAAGATCTTTTGTGTTCAAAAGATAGTAACCCTAGCTGTTGAATCAATTTTATTGTCTTATGCGCAAGTGCATGCATGCTCAGGTACAATAAAAAGCTGACTGGCAGCACTATCACAGGTaaatagcatcatataagcattcacaaaaaaaaacatataataTACACAAATTTTTACAAGGAAAGGGGTACAACAAAGTCCATTTTGGTGCAAAGTGATCAGAGTGGTCATAATGCTGAAGTGATGACTAGGGTTTTGGcaattggttcaagaactgaatggttgaagggacataaatgttcttgaacctggtggtgtggaattctcttccctgatggcagctaCAAAAAGATGGCCATGagtgggatggtgtggatcttTTATGGGGTCTGCCTTCTAGAGGCAGCAGCTTCTGTAGTTActatcaatggtggggagagatgtCCGCATGATGCATTGGACAGAGTATACTACGCTCTGCAGCTTCCTGCAGTGCATTTTACTGCACTCGAATTATCGTAATGCACTGGTAATGGTGCAATTAGTAAGGGCACTTTCAAAATCACCTCTGTCAAAGTTTGTTGGAGCTTTCAGTGACCAGCCAGACCTCTTAATCTCCTGCAAAAGTAAAGACACTGCTATCTTAATGAGAAGTGATTtctctatttaaaaaaaacaaaaaatgaagAGCATACAAATGTGTTCCTTCATTGTTAGTAGAGTTGTTTGATCATATTAACTATAACTGAGATTTTTAAAAACCTTACAAATGTACCTTTAAGTCCCGTTTAGAACCACAGAAATAAGCAgcagagttgtaaacttattcagctccatcatgggcaggatagtatccaggatatcttcaaggagtaatatctcaaaaagatggcatctatcactaaggacccccaccacccaggtcatttaattatttaatatatatacttagtgTAATTCATGTTTCTTCTATTATTATGTGTTGGATTGTACTATTgttgcaaagacaacaaacttcacgacatatgccgatgatattaaacctgtctctgattctgagaTTGCTTACTTCCAAAACTAGTCCCATGTGAGCCTATCAATTAGCTTGATACTACTACAGCTCGGGATGTTCtgcagtttggagttcaattctggtactgttctgtaaggagtctctgtacgtcctccccatggaatgcatgggttttctctgggtcctctggtttcctcccacagtctgaagacataCTGGGCTGTTAAAatgatcattgtaagttgtcctgtgagtaggtcagggttaatcagggttgtgggattgctgggcagcatggctcggagggctggaagggcctattcaacACTATATCATTAAATAAAAGAACAACAATATAAACAATCATCACaaaacactgggggggggggtggggggggtggtgaaggCAAACATTCCAAAGAAACAGTGCATATTAGCACTCACTGAATTGACATTCAGATGATCAAAAACAGTGGTAACACTGGTCCTTTGGAAAACTCAGATGAGCTCTCACATAGAAATGGAAACTTACAAAATTACACATCAGGGATGAGGCATAAACAATATTTGGGACAGAGCATTTGTGATCACCACACATTCCATCACCAAATATTTTGTGCATGCACACATGAACGATGCCTTAAAAACATAAACATCAGAACCTAATTTGAGTTAGCTGTACTGTAATATAAAGCATTCCCATTTAAGTCATTTGAGATTCCAAGTTGGTTTTATTCCTTATACCTGCTCAAGGCTGACTCCAAAATTACACTTACTAATTTAAATATCAGTGCCAATATCTAGACAAATGATTCATATTTAAAAGTATGGAACTAGAATGCCTTCTGGTCTTCTCTTGCGTCTTCAAAAAGAGAAGTTGAGATTCAGACAAGTAACTGCACCCTGTAGAAAGAATATTACCCCATCCTGAGAGACAATCTAGAGTCAACTGATTCTGAGAAATTATATTTAATTGAGGCTATGTAGTTTAGATCAacattatttttttctgtttatagCCTtcacacatttcaaagacattttaAGTGGGATCTGGGAATTACTGACAAGGCTTTATATTATTGCCTCTCTTTAAAAGCCCATGACAATAGGATGGTGGGCCACAGTCTTCAACCTCTACAGTCCTTATGGGAAAAGTTCTCCCACAATGCTGGTGGCCGGTTGATTTCAGAATTTAGACCCGACAATTGCTGTTGTGATTATCTCAAAATCAGGATGGTGTGCCTGTGGGAGGGGAAGCTGCAGATCTGGGTGCTCCCTGCTCTTGGTCCTGGTTGAGTACAGGCATTGCGGTAAAAACAAAAATTTCAAGTAGCactcagatcagacagcatctatggagaagaaagtAAATGTAATATTTCAAGAAACCTATCAGGTCTTGAGAGTTCTTGGCAGGGTGgataagaaaaaaaaagttttctCTTATGGAAGAATATAGAACTGATGGAAAGAGTGCTAAAAAGATTTATAAGGCTGgtgccaggactagagggcctgagatACACGGAGGGGTTGGCCAATTTACTTCTTATGCCTTGGAATATCGGAAAATGAGGAATAACTTTATAGGAATGGTTTAAATCATGGAAGGTATAGATATGGTGGACAAtaacagtcccccccccccccagggtaaGGGAGTCGGTAACTAATGGGCGTAGTTTTaggttgagaggggaaagatttaaaaggcaaCTTTTCATACACAGAGTAGTGAGGATCTGGAATGAACTGCAGATGAAGGTAGGCTTGTGGAGGGGCAGTGCTTTGAAGATATAGGCTGAATACAGAAAATTGGGTGGGTGGGCATGTGGTTGCCGTGAATGGGTTAAGCTGAAGAGACTGTATCTGCGCTGTATTGCTCTAGAAGTCACTGTTTAAAGATAACTGGTTACCCATTTAAGGcagatgaggaaaatggaagcagAAACTTTTAATATTTTTAGGGTAGATATCTGACAGATCTTTGATAACCAATGAGTCATGGGTTATTAGGAGTATTGAGAATATGAAGCTGAGATCACAGTCAGATAAGActataagtccataagatataggagcagaacttggGCCCATTtgtcctattgagtctgctccaccatttcatcatggctaatccagttttcctctcagccccaatctctgtcCTTCTCCCGGCGTCCCTTCATCACCTGACGAGTCaaaaacctgtcaacctctgccttaaatataccaaatgacctggctcctcagccacctgtggcaacaaattccacagattcactgctctttggctcaataaattcctcctcatatccattctaaaaggatgcccctttatctgaggtgtctcctctggtcctaagctcccccaccatcagaagcattctctccacatccactctattgaggccttctaacattcaacaggtttcatttAGGTTAccctcatacttctgaattccaatgagtataggcccagagccatccaatgctcttcgtatgataatcctttcaatcatttttgtgaaccccctttgaatcctctccaatgtcagcatatcctttcctagataagtggcccaaaactgctcatccaagtgaggactcaccagtctttataaagcctcaacattgttCTTATTGGATGGCATGAGGGGCTCACAGCTGCTCTAATGTGTATGTTTATATGCAAGGGAAAAGAGACCTGAAGCATAAGTGCTACTT
This genomic window contains:
- the LOC132399764 gene encoding potassium voltage-gated channel subfamily G member 1-like, which encodes MTLLAGDSSDYDYSALSCASDSSFNQAVYNETQTLKGVFYNRAHLISPQEDLFGSALPGDRKHHVVINVGGIKYLLPWTTLDDFPLTRLGQLRFCHTFDEIMKICDDYDVTSNEYFFDRNPGAFKTILTFLRAGKLRLLREMCALSFQEELLYWGIEDDNLEWCCRRRYLQKIEEFAEMNAIEEDLVEGEKLVDLVESSKCNQFMTKLRDMVENPQSGLPGKIFACLSVIFVTITVVNLSISTMPDLRAEEDKGICSQKCYNIFIVETVCVGWFSLEFVLRFIQARSKFVFLRTPLNIIDIVAILPYYITLLVDTTSMENGKPGGGGSYLDKVGLVLRVLRALRILYVMRLARHSLGLQTLGLTARRCTREFGLLLLFLCVAIALFAPLLYLIENEMARSQEFTSIPACYWWAVITMTTVGYGDMVPRSIPGQVVALSSILSGILLMAFPVTSIFHTFSRSYVELKQEQQRDQRRLHIMVKSKPQVNNI